A part of Ignavibacteriales bacterium genomic DNA contains:
- a CDS encoding Hsp20/alpha crystallin family protein — protein sequence MTLVKFNPVRDLIDFEREFSKMFNSLENRFGISKNKDVDAEYENAVWMPLTDIYENKDNFTLTIDLPGIKKEDVKISFTNGKLNISGERIQEAETKEAKCHRIEKSYGKYFRSFNLPELIQADKINAEFNNGQLTITIPKAEEAKPKEIEIKVK from the coding sequence ATGACACTCGTAAAATTCAACCCGGTCAGAGATCTTATAGATTTCGAAAGAGAGTTCAGCAAAATGTTTAACTCACTTGAAAACCGATTTGGTATTTCAAAGAACAAGGATGTTGATGCAGAATATGAAAACGCTGTTTGGATGCCATTAACAGACATCTATGAAAATAAAGACAACTTTACTTTAACAATCGATTTACCTGGAATCAAAAAAGAAGATGTTAAAATATCTTTTACGAATGGTAAGTTAAATATCAGTGGCGAAAGAATTCAGGAAGCCGAAACAAAAGAGGCAAAGTGCCATCGCATTGAAAAATCTTATGGCAAATATTTCAGATCATTTAATCTTCCAGAATTAATTCAAGCAGATAAAATAAATGCTGAATTCAATAATGGACAGTTAACTATAACTATCCCAAAAGCAGAAGAAGCAAAACCAAAAGAAATTGAAATAAAAGTTAAATAA
- the mnmE gene encoding tRNA uridine-5-carboxymethylaminomethyl(34) synthesis GTPase MnmE, translated as MKEDTIVALATPAGVGAISVIRVSGPQSFSAVDNIFYGKSTVDNAATHTLHYGDIKNQDGEHIDDVLVSVFRAPNSYTGEDSVEISTHGNPLITQKIIELLITNFDVRLAEPGEFTKRAFLNSRIDLAKAEAVADVINSRTEASFRGARNQLDGLLSNKVNDLRTQLLNSSSFIELELDFAEEDIEFINQDELLKIIDSIIIEIDTLLESYSFGRVIREGVNVALVGRPNVGKSSLLNYILKESRAIVSEIPGTTRDVIREEVSIGGILFRLFDTAGIRVSEDTIEKEGILRSQETVRTADVVIFLEDVQQTESKDLFIDLLNFTSSDKIIKVLNKIDLNQNIVKDVDAKISAKTGAGIELLLKKLTVIAIGTETYTEKSAIVTNLRHLNCLKKSRENLMNARESILKKMSGEFISVDLRNAEMNLAEIIGEVTSEDILNNIFMKFCIGK; from the coding sequence GTGAAAGAAGATACAATTGTTGCGCTAGCTACTCCTGCGGGAGTTGGTGCAATTTCTGTTATTAGAGTAAGCGGTCCGCAATCGTTTTCTGCTGTAGATAATATTTTTTATGGCAAAAGTACGGTTGATAATGCAGCAACACATACATTGCATTATGGCGATATTAAAAATCAGGATGGCGAACACATTGATGACGTTTTGGTATCTGTATTTAGGGCTCCAAACTCATATACTGGTGAAGATAGTGTTGAGATAAGCACGCATGGAAATCCGCTCATAACACAAAAAATTATTGAGCTTTTAATTACAAATTTTGACGTAAGATTAGCTGAACCTGGTGAATTTACAAAGCGAGCATTTCTAAATAGTAGAATAGATCTTGCAAAAGCAGAAGCAGTCGCTGATGTAATTAACTCTAGAACCGAAGCTTCATTTCGTGGGGCAAGAAATCAACTTGATGGGTTACTATCTAATAAAGTAAACGATTTAAGAACTCAGTTATTAAACTCGTCTTCATTTATTGAACTTGAATTAGATTTTGCCGAAGAGGATATTGAATTTATCAATCAAGATGAGCTGCTGAAAATAATTGACTCAATCATTATAGAAATTGATACGTTGCTGGAAAGCTATTCGTTTGGAAGAGTGATTCGGGAGGGCGTTAATGTGGCATTGGTAGGAAGACCAAACGTAGGGAAGTCTTCGCTTTTGAATTATATACTAAAAGAATCCCGAGCAATAGTAAGTGAAATTCCTGGAACTACTCGTGATGTAATTCGAGAAGAGGTTTCAATTGGTGGAATCTTGTTTAGATTATTTGATACCGCAGGTATTCGCGTTTCAGAAGATACGATAGAGAAAGAGGGGATTCTGAGAAGTCAGGAAACAGTTAGAACTGCTGATGTTGTTATCTTTTTAGAAGATGTTCAGCAGACAGAATCAAAAGATCTTTTTATTGATTTGTTGAACTTTACAAGTTCTGATAAGATTATTAAGGTATTAAATAAAATTGATTTGAATCAAAATATTGTAAAAGATGTCGATGCAAAGATCTCCGCTAAAACAGGAGCAGGAATAGAATTGTTGTTGAAGAAGCTAACCGTGATTGCAATTGGCACTGAAACCTATACAGAGAAATCTGCAATTGTAACAAATCTAAGACATCTAAATTGCTTGAAGAAATCGAGAGAAAATTTAATGAATGCCAGAGAGTCTATCCTCAAAAAAATGAGTGGAGAATTTATCTCAGTTGATTTAAGAAATGCCGAAATGAATCTTGCAGAGATAATTGGTGAGGTAACATCGGAGGATATTTTAAATAACATTTTTATGAAATTTTGCATTGGAAAGTAA
- the clpB gene encoding ATP-dependent chaperone ClpB, whose product MNLNRLTVKAQEVVQSAIEIAQNYNNQVVEAEHVLAAIVQESGNVAENVIKKTGGNFNAVKLKVVQLLETLPKVSGTGLGNQQMSQSLAKIFDIAAEEARNLKDDYVSTEHILLALSNDKGKAGQLLRDNGITYKDILTALKDIRGTQRVTSQNPEDTYQSLQKYGRDLNELAKQGKLDPVIGRDEEIRRVLQVLSRRTKNNPVLIGEPGVGKTAIAEGIAHRIISGDVPENLKTKRIVALDMGALVAGTQFRGQFEERLKAVIKEVQQADGEIILFIDELHTLVGAGATQGAMDAANILKPALARGELHAIGATTLDEYKKHIEKDAALERRFQPVLVGEPSEEDTISILRGLKERYEVHHGVRITDGAIVAATQLSERYITDRFLPDKAIDLIDEAASKLRIEIDSMPEELDTLERKVKQLEIEREALKREKDDASAKRLEELQDELSELISQRSELRTHWEMEKGKIQKIRTMKSEIENLKQEADKFERDGDLGKVAEIRYGRIVNLEKQLKEETKKLAEAQQTKKMLKEEVDAEDIAEVVAKWTGIPVSKMLESERSKLLKLEDELHQRVIGQDEAVSAVSNAIRRSRSGLQDANKPIGSFIFLGTTGVGKTELARALAEILFDDEHAMIRIDMSEYMEKFSVSRLIGAPPGYVGYEEGGQLTEAVRRRPYSVVLLDEIEKAHADVFNVLLQVLDDGRLTDNQGRTVNFKNTIIIMTSNLGSHLIQDRLDAFDEDNVEKFMGELRQQMHDLLRKTIRPEFLNRIDEVVLFKPLSRVEIRKIVDIQLKRVQKMLKGKEIILDVSDEAKDWLAQLGYDVNYGARPLKRVIQKYLINPLSQELLASNFIEGETIKVNVSEKVGLVFTK is encoded by the coding sequence ATGAATTTAAATAGACTAACTGTAAAAGCGCAGGAAGTTGTGCAAAGCGCAATTGAGATTGCACAAAACTATAACAACCAGGTTGTTGAGGCTGAACATGTTCTTGCTGCAATTGTTCAGGAAAGTGGAAATGTTGCAGAGAATGTTATAAAGAAAACCGGCGGAAATTTTAACGCTGTAAAATTAAAAGTTGTACAGCTTCTTGAAACGCTTCCAAAAGTAAGCGGAACGGGTTTGGGAAATCAGCAGATGTCTCAATCGCTTGCAAAGATTTTTGATATTGCGGCAGAAGAAGCGCGCAACTTAAAAGATGATTACGTTTCAACAGAACATATTTTGCTTGCGCTTTCTAACGACAAAGGAAAGGCAGGACAGCTTTTAAGAGATAACGGAATCACATATAAAGACATTCTTACTGCATTAAAAGATATTCGCGGAACACAACGAGTTACTTCTCAAAATCCTGAGGATACATATCAATCTTTACAAAAGTATGGAAGAGATTTAAATGAACTTGCAAAGCAGGGGAAACTTGATCCAGTTATTGGAAGAGATGAAGAGATTAGACGAGTGCTGCAGGTGCTTTCACGCAGAACAAAAAATAATCCTGTTTTAATTGGCGAGCCGGGAGTTGGCAAAACTGCAATTGCAGAAGGTATCGCCCACAGAATTATTTCTGGTGACGTTCCTGAAAATCTAAAGACAAAAAGAATTGTTGCACTCGATATGGGTGCGCTTGTTGCAGGTACACAATTCCGCGGACAGTTTGAGGAAAGATTAAAAGCAGTAATAAAAGAAGTTCAGCAAGCTGATGGAGAGATAATTTTATTCATTGATGAACTTCATACTCTTGTTGGCGCGGGTGCAACACAAGGGGCAATGGATGCGGCAAATATTTTGAAGCCTGCTTTGGCTCGTGGTGAACTTCATGCAATTGGCGCCACAACTCTTGATGAGTACAAAAAACATATCGAAAAAGATGCTGCACTGGAAAGAAGATTTCAACCTGTACTTGTTGGTGAACCATCCGAAGAAGATACAATTTCCATTTTGCGCGGACTTAAAGAACGATACGAAGTTCATCACGGCGTGCGAATAACTGATGGTGCAATTGTAGCGGCAACTCAACTTTCTGAAAGATATATCACAGATAGATTTCTTCCGGACAAAGCGATTGATCTGATTGATGAAGCGGCATCAAAACTTAGAATTGAAATTGATTCTATGCCCGAAGAGCTTGATACTCTTGAACGAAAAGTTAAGCAACTTGAAATTGAACGCGAAGCTTTGAAGCGAGAAAAAGATGATGCTTCTGCAAAACGACTTGAAGAATTACAGGATGAGCTAAGTGAATTGATCTCGCAACGATCAGAACTAAGAACGCATTGGGAAATGGAAAAAGGGAAGATTCAGAAAATCCGCACAATGAAAAGTGAGATTGAAAATCTAAAACAAGAAGCGGATAAGTTTGAACGTGATGGCGATCTTGGTAAAGTTGCGGAAATACGTTACGGCAGAATTGTAAATCTTGAAAAACAATTAAAAGAAGAAACTAAAAAACTTGCTGAGGCTCAACAAACTAAAAAAATGTTAAAAGAAGAAGTTGATGCTGAGGATATAGCAGAAGTTGTTGCAAAATGGACTGGAATTCCTGTTAGCAAAATGCTGGAAAGCGAACGTAGCAAACTTTTAAAACTTGAAGACGAGCTTCATCAAAGAGTTATAGGACAGGATGAAGCCGTTTCTGCTGTTTCAAATGCTATTCGTCGTTCACGTTCAGGATTGCAGGATGCAAATAAACCAATCGGTTCTTTTATTTTTCTTGGAACAACAGGCGTTGGTAAAACAGAGCTTGCCCGGGCACTTGCAGAAATTCTTTTTGATGATGAACACGCAATGATTCGAATCGATATGAGTGAGTATATGGAAAAGTTTTCTGTATCGCGATTGATTGGCGCACCTCCCGGTTATGTTGGATATGAAGAAGGCGGACAGTTAACCGAAGCTGTGCGGAGAAGACCTTATTCTGTTGTGCTGCTTGATGAAATTGAAAAAGCACACGCTGATGTTTTTAATGTTTTACTCCAGGTTTTAGATGATGGAAGATTAACCGATAACCAGGGACGAACCGTAAACTTTAAAAACACAATTATTATTATGACATCAAATCTTGGCTCTCATTTGATACAGGATAGACTTGATGCGTTTGATGAAGATAATGTTGAAAAATTTATGGGCGAGCTCAGACAGCAAATGCACGACTTACTGAGAAAAACTATTCGTCCTGAATTTTTAAACAGGATTGATGAAGTTGTTCTATTCAAACCTTTGTCACGAGTTGAGATTAGAAAAATTGTTGATATCCAGCTTAAGCGAGTGCAGAAAATGTTAAAGGGAAAAGAAATTATTCTTGATGTTTCTGATGAAGCAAAAGACTGGCTTGCACAGCTTGGTTACGATGTAAACTACGGTGCGCGTCCATTAAAACGAGTTATACAAAAATATCTTATCAATCCCCTTTCACAGGAATTGCTTGCAAGTAACTTTATTGAAGGTGAAACAATTAAAGTTAATGTTAGTGAGAAAGTTGGGCTTGTGTTTACGAAATAG
- the htpG gene encoding molecular chaperone HtpG, with translation MTETHKTKFEFKAETKKLLDILVHSLYTSKDIFLRELISNSSDALDKLRFESNKGTDIADKELPLEIKIGFDDKKNTITISDTGIGMTRDEMIANIGTIAKSGSEEFLKQLSDNKEAVNNIIGRFGIGFYSVFMVAKEVIIKSKSYKKDEVAVEWKSDGLGDYEISDIDGETNRGTTIEIFLKEETKEFAEKYRLESIIKKHSNFISFPIYLENEKINTIAAIWREPKTNLKKEQYDEFYKFLTYDSEEPFETIHTSVDAPIQFNSLLFIPKKSYEYWRFNRDDYGLDLYVRRVLIQHQNKELLPEYLSFVKGVVDSEDLPLNISRETLQENVVFTKIAQSVASNILSDLIKVAKDSPERFAEFWKEHGRIFKLGYMDFTNTDKYKQLLRFNSSVSKDEKELVSLEDYVGRMKKDQKEIYYSLGNSKEAIDLNPHLEIFKAKGLEVLYLYDPVDEFVVSSIRKHKDFDFKSVDGVDLKELDKLEDVEKNEEPKEKFSKEDDKAFGKLLLKMKEILGDRVTEVHESKRLKGSPSCLINPDDTMSSTMQKILKMSNQGMAMPPQKRLMEINKDHKLIKNLMNVFKKNESDQFIADTTEQLYESALLLEGNLEDPHKLVHRLNKMLTDARELYVASPRPSKGRELK, from the coding sequence ATGACAGAAACACACAAAACAAAATTTGAATTTAAGGCTGAAACTAAAAAGCTATTAGATATTCTTGTACATTCACTTTACACAAGCAAGGATATATTTCTTCGTGAATTAATTTCAAACTCATCAGATGCTTTGGATAAACTTCGTTTTGAATCTAACAAAGGAACTGATATTGCAGACAAAGAATTGCCATTAGAAATTAAAATTGGATTTGATGATAAGAAAAACACGATTACAATTTCTGATACCGGAATTGGAATGACTCGTGATGAAATGATTGCAAACATTGGAACTATTGCTAAGTCTGGTTCGGAAGAATTTTTAAAACAGCTTTCAGATAACAAAGAAGCCGTCAACAATATTATCGGAAGATTCGGTATTGGATTCTATTCTGTTTTTATGGTTGCTAAGGAAGTTATCATCAAATCAAAATCTTACAAGAAAGATGAAGTTGCTGTTGAGTGGAAATCTGATGGGCTTGGTGATTATGAAATTTCTGATATTGACGGAGAGACAAATCGTGGAACTACAATTGAAATATTCCTTAAAGAAGAAACAAAAGAATTTGCCGAGAAATATCGTTTAGAATCAATTATAAAAAAACATTCTAACTTTATTTCTTTCCCGATTTATTTGGAGAATGAAAAGATTAATACAATTGCTGCAATTTGGCGTGAACCAAAAACCAATCTGAAAAAAGAACAGTACGATGAGTTCTACAAATTTTTAACATATGATAGCGAAGAACCGTTTGAAACAATTCACACATCGGTTGATGCGCCGATTCAATTTAATTCTTTGTTGTTCATTCCTAAAAAGAGTTATGAGTATTGGAGATTTAATCGTGATGATTACGGTTTGGATTTGTATGTTCGTCGCGTGCTCATTCAACATCAAAATAAAGAACTGCTGCCGGAGTATTTAAGTTTTGTAAAAGGTGTTGTTGATTCCGAAGATTTACCGCTTAATATTTCCAGAGAAACACTTCAAGAAAATGTTGTCTTTACAAAAATTGCCCAAAGTGTTGCAAGCAATATTCTTTCTGATTTAATTAAAGTTGCAAAAGATTCGCCAGAACGTTTTGCCGAATTCTGGAAAGAGCATGGAAGGATTTTTAAACTCGGTTATATGGATTTTACCAACACAGATAAATATAAACAGCTTTTAAGATTTAATTCATCCGTAAGTAAAGATGAAAAAGAACTTGTATCGCTTGAAGATTATGTTGGAAGAATGAAGAAAGATCAAAAAGAAATTTATTACTCACTTGGAAATAGTAAAGAAGCAATTGATTTAAATCCTCATCTTGAAATCTTTAAAGCAAAGGGATTAGAAGTTCTTTATTTGTACGATCCTGTTGATGAGTTTGTGGTTTCATCAATCCGCAAGCATAAAGATTTTGATTTTAAATCTGTTGATGGTGTTGATTTGAAGGAACTTGATAAACTTGAAGATGTTGAAAAGAATGAAGAGCCAAAAGAGAAGTTCAGTAAAGAAGATGATAAAGCTTTTGGCAAGCTGTTATTGAAGATGAAAGAAATACTTGGTGATAGAGTTACAGAAGTTCACGAATCTAAACGATTAAAGGGAAGTCCATCTTGTTTGATAAATCCAGATGATACGATGTCATCAACTATGCAAAAGATATTGAAGATGTCTAATCAGGGAATGGCAATGCCGCCGCAAAAAAGATTGATGGAGATAAATAAAGATCATAAGCTCATTAAAAACCTGATGAACGTCTTTAAGAAAAATGAAAGTGATCAATTTATTGCGGACACAACTGAGCAGCTTTATGAATCAGCATTATTGCTTGAAGGTAATCTTGAAGATCCACATAAACTTGTTCATAGATTAAATAAAATGTTAACAGATGCGAGGGAGTTGTATGTAGCGTCCCCCAGACCCTCCAAAGGCAGGGAGCTAAAATAA
- a CDS encoding J domain-containing protein: protein MDYKDYYKILGVEKTATQDEIKKAYRKLAMKHHPDRNPGNKSAEEKFKEITEANEVLSDPEKRKKYDTLGSNWNQYRNTGGQGFDDFYSHFGGGRRQPGSGSSYEFSGNINDIFGGMGGGGFSDFFESFFGGSGKGFGGKTQQQKTAIDVEANMNVTLEDVFVGSEKTISVEGKKLKIKINPGTKDGQKLRLKGLGRSKTADGTKGDLYLNIHILQHPFYEIKENDLYYNLDVDLYTAVLGGKESIRTLDGKTISINIPEGTESETTLRLKGLGLSKEIGRGDLFVKVHVNIPKNLNKEEKELFNKLKTLRTFP, encoded by the coding sequence ATGGATTACAAAGATTACTATAAAATACTAGGTGTAGAAAAAACGGCTACGCAGGATGAAATAAAAAAAGCATACCGAAAGCTTGCTATGAAACATCATCCTGATCGCAACCCAGGGAATAAATCCGCTGAAGAAAAATTTAAAGAGATAACTGAAGCCAACGAAGTTTTAAGCGATCCTGAGAAAAGAAAAAAATACGATACTCTCGGTTCAAACTGGAATCAATATCGAAACACAGGCGGGCAAGGTTTTGATGATTTTTATTCTCATTTTGGTGGCGGAAGAAGACAGCCTGGTTCTGGTTCATCTTATGAATTTAGTGGAAACATAAACGATATCTTCGGAGGAATGGGAGGCGGAGGATTTTCTGATTTCTTTGAATCATTTTTTGGTGGCAGTGGAAAAGGATTTGGCGGAAAAACTCAACAGCAAAAAACAGCGATTGATGTTGAAGCAAACATGAACGTTACTCTTGAAGATGTTTTTGTCGGAAGCGAAAAGACAATTAGTGTTGAGGGAAAGAAATTAAAAATAAAAATCAATCCGGGAACAAAAGATGGACAGAAGCTTAGATTAAAAGGATTGGGTAGATCTAAAACTGCCGATGGTACAAAAGGAGATTTATATCTAAACATCCACATTCTTCAACATCCATTTTATGAGATTAAAGAAAACGATTTATATTACAATCTTGATGTTGATTTATACACTGCGGTTCTTGGTGGAAAAGAAAGTATAAGAACATTAGATGGAAAAACAATAAGCATTAATATTCCCGAAGGAACAGAATCAGAAACAACTTTGAGATTGAAGGGGCTGGGGTTAAGCAAGGAAATTGGCAGAGGCGACTTGTTTGTTAAAGTTCACGTTAACATTCCAAAAAATTTAAACAAAGAAGAAAAAGAATTATTTAATAAATTAAAAACATTAAGAACCTTCCCTTAA
- the rsmG gene encoding 16S rRNA (guanine(527)-N(7))-methyltransferase RsmG — translation MVDKQEQYAKELQTFCWENSFNPDPMRIQRLAFFAKLVSEKNEKLNLISRKDIDGIIEKHICISAYISKFIPEKCSQFIDIGTGGGFPGIPLAIVKPELTGVLVDSTTKKITAVNEFINNLKLSNITAESDRVESPEFIAKNKGRFDLIVSRATVPLIILIRYSLPIIKEKAYILAMKGGALEEEFQKAELKYKSHIKKSTIFELYYKPTNIRNKKGKRLVLIELHR, via the coding sequence ATGGTAGATAAGCAAGAACAATATGCCAAAGAACTACAAACGTTCTGCTGGGAAAATTCTTTCAACCCCGATCCGATGCGAATACAAAGACTGGCTTTTTTTGCAAAGCTTGTCAGCGAAAAAAATGAAAAGTTAAACTTAATCTCGAGAAAAGATATAGATGGCATTATTGAAAAGCATATTTGTATTTCTGCTTACATTTCAAAATTCATTCCTGAGAAGTGCAGTCAATTTATAGATATCGGAACAGGAGGGGGGTTCCCTGGCATCCCGCTGGCAATTGTAAAACCGGAATTAACCGGTGTGCTGGTAGATTCTACAACAAAAAAAATTACTGCTGTAAATGAATTTATTAACAACTTAAAACTCAGTAATATTACCGCCGAAAGTGATCGGGTAGAGAGTCCGGAATTTATAGCAAAAAACAAGGGCAGGTTTGATCTTATCGTAAGCAGGGCGACCGTTCCTTTAATTATTTTAATACGTTATTCACTCCCAATTATTAAAGAAAAAGCATATATTCTTGCAATGAAGGGGGGGGCATTGGAAGAAGAATTTCAAAAAGCAGAACTGAAATACAAATCCCATATTAAAAAATCCACAATATTTGAGCTGTATTACAAACCGACCAACATACGAAACAAAAAGGGGAAAAGATTAGTACTTATCGAACTACATAGATAA